A window of Thermodesulfobacteriota bacterium contains these coding sequences:
- a CDS encoding sigma-70 family RNA polymerase sigma factor — translation MGTPRGGEAPFDLLVEAFRQGKPGAFDAIVKAHQDRVYGFCARMLSDREDALDVSQEVFLSAYRNLASFRGEASLSTWLLRIAANRCLNRIRQRKSVAGREAPWPEAGDEGEGKDFQPAGPEESRPDRVAENREAGEILAAALDRLEPGTRWMVLLSDVEGFSHEEIAEMAKVPLGTVKSRLHRARMSLRRLLEPVV, via the coding sequence GTGGGAACGCCGCGAGGGGGGGAGGCGCCGTTCGACCTGCTCGTCGAGGCGTTCCGGCAGGGGAAACCCGGAGCCTTCGACGCGATCGTGAAGGCGCACCAGGATCGGGTGTACGGGTTCTGCGCCCGGATGCTCTCCGACCGGGAGGACGCGCTGGACGTGTCGCAGGAGGTGTTTCTATCGGCATATCGGAACCTTGCGTCGTTCCGCGGGGAGGCCTCCCTGTCGACCTGGCTGCTCCGGATCGCGGCGAACCGCTGCCTGAATCGCATCCGCCAGCGGAAATCGGTCGCGGGGCGGGAAGCGCCTTGGCCGGAGGCGGGCGACGAGGGGGAGGGGAAGGACTTCCAGCCTGCCGGGCCGGAGGAAAGCCGTCCGGACCGGGTCGCGGAAAACCGGGAGGCGGGGGAGATCCTCGCCGCGGCGCTCGACCGTCTGGAACCGGGCACCCGCTGGATGGTGCTGCTCTCCGATGTCGAAGGATTCTCCCACGAGGAGATCGCCGAAATGGCGAAGGTCCCTCTGGGAACGGTCAAATCGCGGCTGCATCGGGCCCGCATGTCGCTTCGCCGGCTGCTGGAGCCGGTAGTCTGA
- a CDS encoding YtxH domain-containing protein has translation MSNEGSNSGGIFMAFLAGGLVGAGLALLYAPSSGREMREKLGGMAEDIRKKSEQWTGDVKQKVEGFVEEERSVLKAAYEAGREAMQREKARFENPAPPEI, from the coding sequence ATGAGCAACGAAGGGAGTAATTCGGGCGGGATCTTCATGGCGTTCCTGGCCGGCGGGCTGGTCGGCGCGGGGCTCGCCCTCCTTTACGCCCCCTCCTCGGGACGAGAGATGCGGGAAAAACTCGGCGGAATGGCGGAGGACATCAGGAAGAAAAGCGAGCAGTGGACCGGCGACGTGAAACAGAAGGTGGAGGGCTTCGTCGAGGAGGAGCGTTCCGTGCTGAAGGCGGCGTACGAGGCGGGAAGGGAAGCGATGCAGCGCGAGAAGGCCCGCTTCGAGAACCCTGCCCCCCCGGAGATCTGA
- the rbr gene encoding rubrerythrin: MELKGSRTEKNLMAAFAGESQARNRYGFAAAVASKEGHEVISSIFTETADHERMHAKRFFEQLKGFDVEIGAGYPSRYGDTVVNLTAAAAGEHEEWADLYPAFAKTAEEEGFGVVSALFKNVALAEVNHEKRYLRLLDQVKSGTLYRRESPIQWKCVKCGRIHEGTEAPKVCPTCAHPQGWFAPIEALF; encoded by the coding sequence ATGGAACTGAAAGGGTCGCGTACCGAGAAAAACCTCATGGCGGCGTTCGCCGGCGAGTCGCAGGCGCGCAACCGCTACGGATTCGCAGCGGCGGTCGCGTCCAAGGAAGGGCACGAGGTCATCTCGTCCATCTTCACCGAGACCGCGGACCACGAAAGGATGCACGCGAAGCGGTTCTTCGAGCAACTGAAGGGCTTCGATGTCGAGATCGGCGCGGGGTATCCAAGCCGGTACGGGGACACCGTCGTCAACCTCACGGCCGCCGCCGCCGGGGAGCACGAGGAGTGGGCGGACCTCTACCCCGCCTTCGCGAAGACCGCGGAGGAGGAGGGGTTCGGCGTCGTGTCGGCGCTGTTCAAGAACGTGGCGCTGGCGGAGGTCAACCACGAGAAGCGGTATCTGCGGCTTCTCGACCAGGTCAAGAGCGGCACCCTGTACAGGCGCGAGTCGCCGATCCAGTGGAAATGCGTCAAATGCGGCAGGATCCACGAAGGGACCGAGGCGCCCAAGGTGTGCCCCACCTGCGCCCACCCGCAGGGATGGTTCGCCCCGATCGAGGCTCTCTTTTAG
- a CDS encoding metal ABC transporter permease: MEGILSVVFAAMDRLLPFAFAEPAFMKRALLAMLLVAPAAAAVGVPLVQFRMAFFSDAIGHSAFTGVALGVVLGISPTWTMAAFGALVAVAIILVKGRTDLSTDTVIGVFFSTAIALGIAIISREKGLTRNLQSFLYGDPLAATDAELAWMAILLLAVAAYLVLAYNRILLLGVHEGYARTKGVRVRAVEISFALVVALVVTTAIRTVGILLVTALLVIPAAAARNVARGAASAFHISVGIAVLSGFSGLVASYYLDTATGATVVLAAAACFALTAIARALRAFG; the protein is encoded by the coding sequence GTGGAAGGGATCCTCTCCGTCGTGTTCGCCGCCATGGACCGACTGCTCCCCTTCGCCTTCGCCGAGCCCGCGTTCATGAAGCGGGCGCTGCTGGCCATGCTGCTCGTCGCGCCGGCGGCCGCGGCCGTGGGGGTCCCGCTGGTCCAGTTCCGGATGGCCTTTTTCTCGGACGCCATCGGGCACTCCGCCTTCACCGGCGTCGCGCTCGGGGTCGTCCTCGGGATCTCCCCCACGTGGACCATGGCGGCGTTCGGTGCCCTCGTCGCGGTGGCCATCATCCTGGTCAAGGGACGGACCGACCTGTCCACGGACACGGTCATCGGCGTCTTCTTCTCGACGGCCATCGCCCTGGGCATCGCGATCATCAGCCGGGAGAAGGGGCTGACCCGAAATCTCCAATCCTTCCTGTACGGGGATCCGCTCGCCGCGACCGACGCGGAGCTCGCATGGATGGCGATCCTGCTGCTCGCAGTTGCCGCATACCTCGTGCTCGCGTACAACAGGATCCTGCTGCTCGGCGTGCACGAGGGGTACGCGCGGACCAAGGGAGTCCGCGTGCGGGCCGTGGAGATCTCCTTCGCGCTGGTCGTGGCGCTGGTGGTGACGACGGCGATCCGCACGGTGGGGATCCTTCTCGTCACCGCGCTGCTCGTCATTCCCGCCGCCGCCGCGCGGAACGTCGCCCGCGGCGCGGCTTCCGCGTTCCACATCTCCGTGGGCATCGCCGTCCTGTCGGGATTTTCCGGCCTGGTCGCCTCCTATTACCTGGACACGGCCACGGGGGCGACGGTGGTCCTCGCCGCTGCGGCCTGCTTCGCCCTGACCGCCATCGCGCGGGCCCTTCGCGCCTTCGGCTGA
- a CDS encoding metal ABC transporter ATP-binding protein: MSGNAPIHTLAIRNLTVRKGGTEILSGVDADIRCGEVTALIGPNGAGKTTLLQAILGQVPYTGEIRFCRSSDHGEGSPRFGYVPQHLEFDRETPLTVLDFFALSAQRRPVFLGRSRAARRSARESLEGAGAAHLLDHPLGKLSGGELQRVLLALALRDAPDILLLDEPVSGVDLAGEEQFCRFLSDIHRRARFSLLLVSHDLSVVTRHADQVICLNRRIVCRGATTEVLTADNLAAMYGEGAHLFRHAHADGHGHLHERREGRE, translated from the coding sequence ATGAGCGGGAACGCGCCCATCCATACCCTCGCGATCCGGAACCTTACGGTGCGCAAGGGAGGAACGGAGATCCTCTCCGGCGTCGACGCGGACATCCGCTGCGGCGAGGTGACCGCCCTCATCGGCCCGAACGGGGCCGGGAAGACGACGCTGCTACAGGCGATCCTCGGACAGGTCCCCTACACCGGCGAGATCCGGTTCTGCCGCTCCAGCGATCACGGAGAGGGCTCCCCGCGCTTCGGCTATGTCCCGCAGCACCTCGAGTTCGACCGGGAGACGCCGCTGACGGTGCTAGACTTCTTCGCCCTCTCCGCCCAGAGGCGCCCCGTGTTCCTCGGCCGTTCCCGGGCGGCCCGCCGGTCGGCGCGGGAGAGCCTGGAAGGCGCGGGCGCGGCACATCTCCTGGATCACCCTTTGGGGAAGCTGTCGGGCGGGGAGCTGCAGAGGGTGCTGCTCGCCCTGGCGCTTCGCGACGCCCCCGACATCCTCCTGCTGGACGAGCCGGTCTCGGGAGTCGACCTTGCGGGGGAGGAGCAATTCTGCCGGTTCCTTTCCGACATCCATCGCCGCGCGCGCTTCAGCCTGCTCCTGGTCAGCCACGACCTGTCCGTGGTCACGCGGCACGCCGACCAGGTCATCTGCCTCAACCGCCGGATCGTCTGCCGGGGGGCGACGACCGAGGTACTCACCGCGGACAACCTCGCGGCCATGTACGGGGAAGGGGCCCACCTGTTCCGCCACGCCCACGCCGACGGGCACGGCCACCTGCACGAGCGCCGGGAAGGGAGGGAATGA
- a CDS encoding zinc ABC transporter substrate-binding protein, which translates to MRPRRAVLRLSAACLLAAAFLRLPPLAPSTAAAAPSPAPLRVLASFLPMYLFTVNVVGDAPGVRVELMLPESLGCPHDYALTPSDMRKIASAELFIANGMGMEEFLGAPVRKANPRVRLIETAASVPPLRETHDGHKEEHGDGHRHGDLNPHTWVSPRNAILQVRAIEKALAGASPGNAARFRANADAYVRRLETLDREYVEASRTFRKRDIVTFHNVFDHLARDYGLRIVGKVENAPGQEPSAGEILKLVRTIREKKVPALFAEPQYPQRIADAIAREAGIPVRVLDPVATGSTAPGTYEETMRRNLQVLKETLASP; encoded by the coding sequence ATGAGACCGCGCCGCGCCGTGCTCCGGCTGTCGGCCGCATGCCTGCTCGCCGCCGCCTTCCTGCGCCTTCCCCCGCTTGCGCCTTCTACGGCGGCCGCCGCCCCGTCCCCCGCCCCGCTGCGCGTCCTCGCTTCCTTCCTTCCCATGTACCTGTTCACCGTGAACGTCGTCGGCGACGCGCCGGGCGTCCGCGTGGAGCTGATGCTGCCGGAGTCGCTCGGATGCCCGCACGACTACGCGCTGACCCCTTCGGACATGCGCAAGATCGCCTCGGCGGAGCTGTTCATCGCCAACGGGATGGGCATGGAGGAATTCCTGGGCGCCCCGGTCCGCAAGGCGAATCCCCGCGTGCGGCTGATCGAGACCGCGGCGTCCGTCCCTCCCCTGCGGGAAACGCATGACGGGCATAAGGAAGAGCACGGAGACGGGCACCGGCACGGCGATCTCAACCCGCACACGTGGGTCAGCCCGCGGAACGCGATCCTGCAGGTCCGCGCGATCGAGAAAGCGCTCGCCGGGGCCTCCCCCGGAAACGCGGCGCGCTTCCGGGCGAACGCGGACGCGTACGTGCGCCGGCTGGAAACGCTCGACCGCGAGTACGTCGAGGCTTCCAGGACGTTCCGGAAACGGGACATCGTCACGTTCCACAACGTGTTCGACCACCTTGCGCGGGATTACGGCCTGCGGATCGTCGGCAAGGTCGAGAACGCGCCGGGGCAGGAGCCTTCCGCGGGAGAGATCCTGAAGCTCGTCCGGACGATCCGGGAAAAGAAGGTCCCGGCGCTGTTCGCCGAGCCGCAATACCCGCAGCGGATCGCGGACGCGATCGCCCGCGAAGCGGGGATCCCCGTCCGTGTGCTCGACCCGGTCGCCACCGGTTCGACCGCGCCCGGCACGTACGAGGAGACGATGCGCAGGAACCTGCAGGTCCTGAAGGAGACGCTCGCCTCGCCATGA
- a CDS encoding Fur family transcriptional regulator translates to MGKHSDTLRTMGRASTRGREEILRILEEASLPLSPRDIRERFPEPKPDAATVYRNLSLLSSLGLVRSVALHERSRRYEAAGEGIHRHRAVCRDCGRIEAFAAMACDLSGIEADIRRKLGFKVTDHSLEFFGSCADCRGKEGKR, encoded by the coding sequence ATGGGAAAACATTCGGACACGCTTCGGACGATGGGCCGCGCATCGACGCGGGGACGCGAGGAGATCCTGCGGATCCTCGAGGAAGCCTCCCTGCCGCTTTCGCCACGGGATATCCGTGAAAGGTTCCCGGAGCCCAAGCCCGACGCGGCCACCGTCTACCGGAACCTGTCGCTGCTGTCCTCGCTCGGGCTCGTGCGGAGCGTGGCGCTGCACGAGAGAAGCCGGCGATACGAGGCCGCGGGAGAAGGGATTCACCGCCACCGGGCGGTGTGCAGGGACTGCGGGCGGATCGAGGCGTTCGCCGCGATGGCGTGCGACCTCTCCGGGATCGAGGCGGACATCCGCCGGAAGCTCGGATTCAAGGTGACGGACCACTCCCTCGAGTTCTTCGGAAGCTGCGCCGACTGCCGCGGCAAGGAGGGGAAGCGATGA
- a CDS encoding class I SAM-dependent methyltransferase has protein sequence MGSFYADISEAYDDLFPVSAAQRALLESLREDGVRSVVDAGCGTGAQLLPFAAGGIACLGFDPDPSLVAVARRKLAPYPNARIEEGAFADLHRLDGPAADLLLCLGNSLVHVPPEEAGRFLADAASALAPSGRILLQILNYERIFRDGVTELPLVRSGDGSAELRRRYAWEDRRKVSFLTTLRLSTAEGPMIARNEIALYPLFPEQLWEMAAGAGFGDIRFFGDFARAEFTADSEGLVCLARKT, from the coding sequence ATGGGTTCGTTCTATGCGGACATAAGCGAGGCGTACGACGACCTGTTCCCGGTGTCCGCGGCGCAACGCGCCCTGCTCGAATCGCTCCGGGAGGACGGGGTCCGCTCCGTGGTGGACGCCGGCTGCGGCACCGGGGCGCAGCTCCTTCCGTTCGCCGCGGGCGGCATCGCCTGCCTGGGGTTCGATCCCGACCCGTCGCTCGTCGCCGTCGCGCGCCGGAAGTTGGCGCCGTACCCGAACGCCCGGATCGAGGAAGGGGCGTTCGCCGATCTTCACCGGCTGGACGGTCCCGCCGCGGACCTGCTGCTGTGCCTCGGGAACTCGCTGGTCCACGTTCCGCCGGAGGAAGCGGGCCGCTTCCTTGCGGACGCCGCATCCGCCCTCGCCCCCTCCGGAAGGATCCTGCTGCAGATCCTGAACTACGAAAGGATCTTCCGGGACGGCGTGACGGAGCTGCCGCTGGTCCGATCCGGGGACGGATCCGCCGAGCTTCGCCGGCGGTACGCCTGGGAGGACCGGCGGAAGGTGTCGTTCCTCACGACGCTGCGCCTTTCCACCGCGGAAGGTCCGATGATCGCCCGGAACGAGATCGCGCTTTATCCCCTCTTTCCGGAGCAGCTCTGGGAGATGGCCGCCGGCGCCGGTTTCGGGGACATCCGCTTCTTCGGCGATTTCGCCCGCGCGGAGTTCACCGCCGATTCGGAAGGCCTCGTGTGCCTCGCGAGGAAGACATGA